From Penaeus chinensis breed Huanghai No. 1 chromosome 43, ASM1920278v2, whole genome shotgun sequence, a single genomic window includes:
- the LOC125048223 gene encoding NPC intracellular cholesterol transporter 2-like — protein sequence MRGIFLALSVASFASATVFQDCGSVGSDVVLTVENCELPPCLLERGSTYSVNIQFTSSQTSDVLTIAASANLAGVNVPWPGIDTDGCKQLEGGSNPCPYSAGSRVDWTMPVDVLSEYPALSTVVTFKLKNAAGDPEACTVVPVTLV from the exons ATGCGTGGGATCTTCCTTGCTCTGAGTGTGGCGTCCTTCGCCTCCGCTACGGTCTTCCAGGACTGCG GCTCGGTCGGGTCCGACGTGGTCCTCACCGTAGAGAACTGCGAACTGCCTCCGTGTCTGCTGGAACGCGGCTCCACCTACAGCGTCAACATCCAGTTCACGTCCA GCCAGACCTCGGACGTGCTGACCATCGCCGCCTCAGCCAACCTGGCCGGCGTGAATGTCCCTTGGCCCGGAATAGACACAGACGGATGCAAGCAGCTGGAAGGAGGCTCCAACCCGTGCCCTTACAGCGCCGGCAGTCGCGTCGACTGGACCATGCCGGTGGACGTCCTCAGCGAGTACCCAGCG CTGTCGACCGTCGTGACGTTCAAGCTGAAGAACGCCGCCGGGGACCCTGAGGCGTGCACGGTGGTTCCTGTGACCCTCGTGTAG